In a genomic window of Vigna angularis cultivar LongXiaoDou No.4 chromosome 6, ASM1680809v1, whole genome shotgun sequence:
- the LOC108318920 gene encoding uncharacterized protein LOC108318920 isoform X2, giving the protein MAEPAAVLTFQANVSHEAKLKELLHRITSLEIKLCSDGAKEFTKLLKSENGGDILREYVRGSPKCSELLEAWKLREGKQGMNYVFDLISAIFNHSGGKYNPSDAESVSVSKDLDKFARLLIAERLSDIHKEVSSKEWRRQKAALLLLASIVRRGASLASEVSKSFDFKLAEFGRIASEHRRKRPEARVGLLRKSFVGFAVSFLEVGKPGLLRWILQQREMYSGVLRGLGSDDDETVVFVLTVLRDRVLVVESLVPPGLRSVLFGSATLEQLVEVCGRESGGDAAEVAFGVLVRVCTDPCNGLMPDSKMRLRGNTKRLLDLMKKLRVTEVQHHRDLLLAIVEAKGSFGLLYLKEFPYNIENFKSSSWIPAISVAAQLVSLVGNGISKEFANLQSNGPGLLLDNMDLHSIVKCLFPRPFSRPVFNKGLPHTEPYVKHGTLRLLLELLKLLDSLFGGLNHNSSSSNPVLQHVMFIKDEIQNYVQAFLPDLQVLLNLLSSLDASSEACNSTLKRDACHDEDNSSRRKKLKLDTSESGDIDIVVAGLSSTPDIDLTDNSEAVDIGVRADTLDDEVYLMNIIGEIWGVDLHSLDISTWTDVDSYLLSKLLDALRYYRRSLPFTLDSSFETFKSLLKSPLELTRHLQVSVLSLLAEYIEWCPDNEIPIRTPPMLYKYLQPFIKLLMFSPYNETRDLAYRLALAAMFSTGGFDGNLHEIEAWFLFLPDLSPHFSPFVVCVLEKCLKVIRPKSGSCSVPKKSVVLLYTCSTVRYLLQTQVNPELLSALVHADLTERLGGSYECGEVFPQWKPLKYLLDFVESILHHRNYCIFSNNEESVLPDSSLGSALGSVNRLLNCRSSHAVAETTISFISSIILEDGSKMLTNMPLHVVIPRDLVGVPFSLLLSVLFLDYSVLHHATKLWPAMFCAGLDMAMSNLGIGSQNAAPVGNSDHRLYPESLTCSQLLDASEADAVTFSIFLKQAPFHVIFPAMMCMSGPYISKLSKIQELLLHKLSPSINDCLLLPNLQLVLFWTHRIQLCYKVNPMAGIEQLLNVCVKLVGSLLVQLLVPESCSDCSMNNFFCSRHNIKEVIKTIFFHPCVVMSLSLSLGSFQNIANRNLEDGFDMLNVVSDEGFHKFGNPILKILSMTLDHMWSLFGSHLWASTAEDVGSLFVKEFKGFQQKLFLDVRDRFELCIRTEDVMTLLPTLCTLHTLHRFLSPFELLELVDWMFSRVEVNDLPIKKSLLSVGCSLAADAFSALSIYFQQSSENRAPYDLFWGMDVKNMKTDIFEQIYIKVVDYSLCFEVDSADRCLHEAINALYTQKHMQQETFHPLLLIMWKIIMVTPLKILSHCIYKINAKKAIFLRILTELSSLHSLVFGHSFLGIVNRILYNDIGGMEHISDLTLSEDQYILLLPASLSYLSLISNSFWGQNHKDCKPIPYFYSKILLKGFSQWRSFLSKDIFEEEYGEFFPSSVQELLCLIDHSLLGKSIHMLQYHFALNGYSIKLKKRLKLFKSICPKVASHDDLIDCESQFIDNYSPRQSLNIINRVVAKLSLCKILLFHEEAGGALKDVSVKMQSKIGKSRMHFINTLVDIWQFIVKKFSSASDQSRTAKGTNISLLYNLMEEFLLNSILELVGKMENDLIQLPSISFLEQLIRSALLYRFGDFTTMKALRVILSQLNEGRLSFDLYLQLLLAHSQFAPTLHSMHKPAGSFLKPVSSILKCLEIPSLDYCESDLKQTGLTTVLSSGPLEIVRMLRILLWIKDRQTDSDYENDIDINLKELHGLLRHSYGATISWIDIGISNLMQQIESMSCPLSQNVKLDSETIEEWYKSHHGDNFPIDPDICVSTVLYFPSDRSISDEQPSANKIEPDTIRKKVHYSHVEDRERYDPAFILRFSIYSLSKAYIEPVEFAGSGLLAVAFVSMSSLDNGIRRLAYGTLDKFKNALEKCQKRKDVMGLRLLLNSVQNSIDEPWQRIPSVISLFAAEASCVLLDPANDHYAAISTFLIHSSKLNMRVIPMFDNFLWSTSVNFKAERSWILRLLCAGLNSDDDAMIYIRNSILETLMSFYVSPLSDFESKNLIIEVIKKSVKSHKITSHLVKHCSLFSWFSSLISVSRQRLNGDDNKLFLKHVLVALKVVNDVISFGRICKWLKNHGLDQLIELSSNLFNFLLRDATLANETLLLVNPFLQMVASTLKLSQKRKIYQPHFTLSIEGLYQMYQTGSVYNKGKKSIKPELALEAILMNSPHVSIFYMNQERLQSFLIWATTTALKSESIRRLQLKEYDFFRNYLTEEFRENSVLSVLLRWLTASVIIGKLRKRSYCRDSGLAETHNFESLTSLLVYVVNTSGQRNDIDIGAEELLASTIFYLQLRLGVNHEVLPSVVCALCLLIFGASDFAVGKTDLLQDYDTLISSHSSRIRCPPEVNPTWRWSFYLPWKDHSLELTDSQKMEEYHACLTLLVIISNVLGGKKLESASLSPEDLERSGVFQ; this is encoded by the exons ATGGCGGAACCTGCTGCGGTTCTGACATTCCAGGCCAACGTCAGCCACGAAGCGAAACTGAAGGAACTGCTTCACCGAATCACCTCGCTCGAGATAAAGCTATGCTCCGACGGCGCAAAAGAGTTTACGAAGCTTCTGAAGTCTGAGAACGGCGGCGACATACTCCGAGAGTACGTGCGTGGGTCCCCGAAGTGCTCGGAGCTTCTCGAGGCGTGGAAGCTTCGCGAAGGAAAGCAAGGGATGAACTATGTGTTCGACCTAATCTCAGCGATTTTCAACCACAGTGGAGGTAAGTACAACCCTAGCGACGCGGAGAGTGTGAGCGTGAGCAAAGACTTGGATAAATTTGCGCGGTTATTGATTGCGGAACGGTTGAGTGATATCCACAAGGAGGTGAGCAGCAAGGAGTGGCGCCGGCAGAAGGCGGCGCTATTGCTCCTGGCGTCGATTGTGCGGCGTGGCGCCAGCTTGGCGTCGGAGGTCTCGAAGAGCTTCGATTTTAAGCTGGCGGAGTTCGGGAGGATCGCGTCGGAGCATCGGAGGAAGAGACCAGAGGCGAGGGTAGGGTTGCTGCGGAAGTCGTTTGTTGGATTCGCGGTGTCGTTTTTGGAGGTCGGGAAGCCGGGGCTGTTGCGGTGGATTTTGCAGCAGAGAGAGATGTATTCTGGCGTTCTGAGAGGGTTGGGAAGCGATGATGATGAGACTGTAGTGTTTGTGTTGACGGTGTTGAGAGATAGGGTTCTCGTTGTGGAGTCGTTGGTCCCTCCGGGGCTTCGGAGTGTGTTGTTTGGGAGTGCCACGTTGGAGCAGTTGGTTGAGGTTTGTGGAAGGGAGAGTGGTGGTGATGCTGCTGAGGTTGCGTTTGGGGTGCTAGTTAGGGTTTGTACTGATCCGTGTAATGGTTTGATGCCGGATTCGAAAATGCGGTTGAGGGGCAATACTAAGAGGTTATTGGACCTCATGAAGAAGTTGCGGGTGACGGAGGTTCAACATCATAGGGACTTGCTTTTGGCTATTGTTGAGGCCAAGGGTTCTTTTGGGTTGTTGTATTTGAAGGAGTTTCCTTACAACATTGAAAATTTCAAGTCTTCTTCATG GATTCCGGCAATATCTGTGGCAGCTCAATTGGTTTCGTTGGTTGGTAATGGCATTTCTAAGGAATTTGCAAATTTACAATCAAATGGTCCAGGGCTGTTGTTAGATAATATGGATTTACACAGTATTGTGAAGTGCCTGTTTCCTCGTCCATTCAGCAGGCCTGTGTTTAATAAGGGATTGCCTCACACTGAACCTTATGTTAAACATGGTACTCTTAGGCTTCTTCTGGAGTTACTGAAATTGCTGGACTCTCTTTTTGGTGGTTTGAATCATAATTCTAGTTCCAGCAATCCAGTCTTGCAGCATGTGATGTTTATCAAGGATGAAATTCAGAATTATGTTCAGGCTTTTCTTCCTGATCTGCAGGTTTTATTAAACCTACTTTCCTCTTTAGATGCCAGTTCTGAAGCCTGTAACTCAACTTTGAAGAGGGATGCATGCCATGATGAAGATAACAGCAGTAGGAGAAAGAAGTTAAAACTGGACACTTCAGAGAGTGGTGATATAGATATAGTTGTTGCTGGGCTAAGTTCTACTCCTGATATTGATTTGACTGACAACAGTGAAGCAGTTGATATTGGAGTAAGAGCAGATACATTGGATGATGAAGTGTATCTCATGAATATCATAGGGGAAATTTGGGGTGTGGACCTCCATTCCTTAGATATTAGCACATGGACAGACGTGGACTCATACCTACTGTCTAAACTTCTTGATGCTCTCAGATATTACCGT CGCTCTCTTCCTTTCACTTTGGAtagttcttttgaaactttCAAGAGTCTTCTTAAAAGCCCCTTGGAATTAACAAGGCATCTGCAGGTCTCAGTGTTGTCCTTGCTTGCGGAATACATTGAATGGTGTCCTGACAATGAAATTCCTATAAGAACACCACCCATGTTGTACAAATACCTACAACCATTCATTAAGTTGTTAATGTTTTCACCATACAACGAAACAAGGGATTTGGCGTACAGACTGGCCTTGGCAGCTATGTTCAGTACTGGCGGTTTTGATGGGAACCTTCATGAGATAGAAgcatggtttttatttttaccag ATTTATCACCTCATTTTAGCCCTTTTGTCGTATGTGTGCTGGAGAAGTGTCTAAAGGTGATCCGACCTAAATCAGGATCCTGCTCTGTGCCTAAAAAATCAGTGGTATTATTATACACTTGCAGTACAGTCAGGTATCTCTTGCAAACGCAG GTCAACCCTGAATTGTTATCTGCTTTAGTTCATGCAGACTTGACAGAGAGACTTGGTGGCAGTTATGAATGTGGTGAAGTCTTTCCCCAGTGGAAGCCACTGAAGTATTTATTGGACTTTGTGGAGAGCATATTACACCATCGGAATTATTGCATCTTCTCTAACAATGAAGAATCTGTCCTTCCTGATAGTTCTCTGGGAAGTGCGCTTGGTAGTGTAAATAGATTGTTGAATTGTAGGTCTAGTCATGCAGTTGCTGAAACAACAATATCTTTCATATCCTCCATTATATTGGAAGATGGGAGTAAAATGTTGACAAATATGCCATTGCATGTGGTCATTCCACGTGACTTGGTTGGAGTTCCTTTTTCCCTCTTATTGTCTGTACTTTTTCTGGATTATAGTGTTCTTCACCATGCTACAAAGTTGTGGCCTGCTATGTTTTGTGCTGGTTTGGATATGGCCATGTCAAATCTTGGTATTGGTAGTCAAAATGCTGCTCCTGTTGGGAATTCTGATCATAGATTGTATCCAGAGTCTCTGACTTGTAGCCAACTTTTAGATGCTTCTGAAGCTGATGCTGTTACATTTAGTATCTTTCTGAAACAGGCACCTTTTCATGTGATATTTCCTGCAATGATGTGTATGAGTGGTCCTTACATATCAAAGCTATCTAAAATACAAGAGCTGTTACTGCATAAATTATCCCCGTCCATAAATGATTGCTTGCTCCTTCCCAATCTGCAACTCGTGCTGTTCTGGACTCATCGGATTCAGTTATGTTACAAAGTTAACCCAATGGCCGGAATTGAACAACTTCTGAATGTGTGTGTTAAGCTTGTAGGTAGCTTGTTAGTGCAATTGTTGGTCCCAGAAAGTTGTTCTGACTGCTctatgaacaattttttttgttcaagACATAACATTAAAGAAGTGattaaaaccattttttttcatcCCTGTGTTGTGATGTCATTATCTCTTTCATTGGGAAGTTTTCAGAACATTGCAAACAGAAATTTGGAGGACGGTTTCGATATGCTTAATGTAGTATCTGATGAGGGGTTTCACAAATTTGGTAATCcaattctaaagatattatcaatGACTCTTGATCACATGTGGTCTTTATTTGGTTCCCACCTTTGGGCATCTACAGCTGAAGATGTTGGTAGTTTATTTGTGAAGGAATTTAAAGGCtttcaacaaaaattatttcTGGATGTCAGAGATAGATTTGAATTGTGCATTCGTACTGAAGATGTGATGACTCTCCTTCCAACATTGTGTACTTTACATACTTTGCATCGATTTTTATCACCTTTTGAGCTCCTTGAATTAGTGGATTGGATGTTCAGTAGAGTTGAAGTGAATGATTTACCAATTAAGAAATCTCTGTTATCTGTTGGATGTTCCTTAGCTGCTGATGCTTTCAGTGCTTTGTCCATTTATTTTCAGCAGTCATCTGAAAACAGGGCACCTTATGATTTGTTTTGGGGGATGGATGTAAAGAATATGAAAACTGATATTTTTGAGCAGATTTACATCAAGGTTGTGGATTATTCTCTATGTTTTGAAGTAGATAGTGCTGATAGATGCTTGCATGAAGCTATCAATGCCTTGTATACGCAGAAACATATGCAGCAAGAAACTTTTCATCCTCTGCTGTTGATCATGTGGAAAATTATAATGGTTACTCCATTGAAAATCCTTTCCCATTGCATTTACAAGATAAATGCTAAGAAAGCTATATTTTTGCGTATTCTTACTGAATTGAGTTCCCTGCATTCATTGGTCTTTGGGCATTCATTTTTGGGTATAGTGAATAGaattttatataatgatatCGGTGGGATGGAACATATCTCTGATCTTACTCTTTCAGAAGATCAGTATATACTACTTCTACCGGCCTCTTTGTCATACTTGAGCTTAATTTCCAATAGCTTTTGGGGACAGAATCACAAAGATTGCAAACCTATACCTTACTTTTATTCAAAAATTCTCTTGAAAGGTTTCAGTCAATGGAGGAGCTTTTTGTCTAAAGATATATTTGAGGAAGAATATGGGGAATTCTTTCCATCATCTGTTCAAGAACTTCTCTGTCTTATTGATCACAGTCTTCTAGGAAAATCAATTCATATGTTGCAGTATCACTTTGCTCTTAATGGGTATTCCATAAAACTgaaaaagagattaaaattatttaaatccaTTTGCCCAAAAGTTGCTTCACACGATGACCTGATTGACTGTGAAAGtcaatttattgataattattctCCACGTCAGTCTTTGAATATCATCAATCGTGTTGTTGCAAAGTTATCactttgtaaaatattattgttcCATGAAGAAGCAGGTGGGGCTTTGAAAGATGTTTCAGTGAAAATGCAAAGCAAAATAGGAAAATCTAGGATGCATTTTATAAATACTTTGGTGGACATTTGGCAGTTTATTGTGAAGAAATTTTCTTCAGCCTCTGATCAATCTAGAACTGCAAAAGGCACAAATATTTCATTGCTATATAATCTCATGGAAGAGTTTTTGTTGAATAGTATTCTGGAATTGGTtgggaaaatggaaaatgatcTTATTCAGTTGCCATCCATTTCCTTCCTTGAGCAATTAATCAGATCTGCTCTTCTCTATAGGTTTGGTGATTTTACAACAATGAAAGCTCTCCGGGTCATATTATCACAGCTTAACGAGGGGAGGCTATCATTTGATTTATATCTTCAGTTGTTGCTTGCACATTCTCAGTTTGCCCCTACTCTCCATTCTATGCACAAACCAGCAGGTTCCTTTTTGAAGCCTGTATCCAGCATTCTTAAGTGTCTTGAGATTCCTTCTCTTGACTATTGTGAAAGTGACCTGAAACAGACAGGGCTAACAACTGTGCTTTCAAGTGGACCATTAGAAATTGTTAGAATGCTACGGATACTCCTATGGATAAAGGATCGCCAAACTGATTCAGATTATGAAAATGATATTgacataaatttaaaagaactGCATGGACTTCTTCGTCACTCTTATGGTGCAACAATCAGCTGGATTGATATAGGGATATCCAATCTTATGCAACAAATTGAGTCTATGAGTTGCCCGTTATCTCAGAATGTCAAGTTAGATTCAGAAACAATTGAAGAGTGGTACAAAAGCCATCACGGAGACAACTTTCCAATTGACCCTGACATATGTGTGTCAACTGTTCTCTATTTTCCCTCTGATAGAAGTATCTCCGATGAGCAACCATCTGCAAACAAGATTGAACCAGATACTATCAGGAAAAAG GTACATTATTCTCATGTTGAAGATAGAGAACGTTATGATCCTGCATTTATATTGCGATTTTCAATTTATAGTCTCTCAAAGGCTTATATAGAGCCAGTGGAGTTTGCTGGGTCAGGGTTGCTTGCAGTAGCATTTGTTAGCATGTCTTCCCTGGACAACGGGATAAGAAGATTAGCTTATGGCACTCTTGATAAATTTAAGAATGCATTGGAG AAATGCCAAAAGAGGAAGGATGTAATGGGACTTCGACTTCTATTAAATTCTGTTCAAAATAGTATAGACGAGCCATGGCAAAGAATCCCGTCAGTTATTTCTTTATTTGCTGCAGAGGCATCTTGTGTATTGTTAGATCCAGCAAATGATCATTATGCTGCTATAAGTACATTTTTGATACACTCTTCCAAGTTGAATATGAGG GTTATCCCTATGTTTGATAACTTCTTATGGAGTACCTCTGTCAATTTTAAAGCAGAGAGGTCTTGGATCCTCCGGCTTTTATGTGCGGGGCTGAACTCTGATGATGATGCCATGATATATATCAGGAACTCTATCCTTGAGACCCTGATGAGCTTTTATGTCTCTCCTCTTTCTGATTTTGAGTCAAAGAACCTGATTATTGAG GTGATAAAGAAATCTGTTAAATCACATAAGATTACCAGTCATCTAGTGAAACACTGTTCCTTATTTTCATGGTTTTCGTCTCTCATCTCAGTTAGTAGACAAAGGCTTAATGGAGATGACAataaacttttcttgaaacaTGTGTTGGTGGCATTGAAG GTTGTCAATGATGTTATTTCATTCGGAAGAATCTGCAAGTGGTTGAAAAATCACGGTCTTGATCAGCTCATAGAACTTTCATCCAATCTATTTAACTTCTTGCTCCGTGATGCAACGTTGGCTAATGAAACTTTATTACTAGTTAATCCTTTTCTACAAATGGTTGCTTCAACGTTGAAATTGTCtcagaaaaggaaaatatatcAGCCACATTTTACCCTATCAATTGAGGGCTTGTATCAGATGTACCAGACTGGCAGTGTGTATAATAAAGGCAAAAAAAGTATTAAACCGGAGCTTGCTCTTGAAGCCATACTTATGAATTCACCTCATGTTTCCATTTTCTATATG AATCAGGAAAGACTTCAAAGCTTTCTTATCTGGGCAACTACAACTGCTTTAAAGTCAGAGTCTATACGAAGGCTGCAGCTCAAGGAGTATGACTTCTTCAGAAATTATTTAACGGAAGAGTTTCGAGAGAACTCTGTACTTTCAGTACTTCTGCGCTGGTTAACAGCTTCAGTAATCATTGGGAAGCTCCGTAAAAGATCTTATTGCAGAGATTCGGGATTAGCTGAAACACACAACTTTGAATCCCTGACCTCTTTACTGGTGTATGTTGTAAATACCTCCGGGCAAAGAAATGATATTGATATTGGTGCGGAGGAGTTACTAGCTTCAACAATTTTCTATCTCCAACTGCGTCTTGGTGTCAATCATGAAGTGTTACCATCAGTTGTATGTGCTCTCTGTCTTCTGATTTTTGGTGCCTCTGATTTTGCAG TTGGCAAAACTGATTTATTGCAAGACTACGACACTTTAATATCATCACACAGTTCAAGGATACGGTGTCCTCCTGAAGTTAATCCAACTTGGAGATG GTCCTTTTATCTGCCATGGAAGGATCATTCTCTGGAACTCACTGATTCACAGAAGATGGAGGAATATCACGCTTGCCTAACTTTGTTAGTGATTATCTCTAATGTTCTTGGAGGAAAGAAATTAGAGTCGGCTAGTTTATCCCCTGAAGATTTAGAGAGATCTGGCGTATTCCAATAG